The DNA window acttcacaaaatggACATTGGAAGTGAAAATTTATGCAAAGCTTGATTAGTGAGCAATATGTTCCATGAAGGTGAATAAGCACCGTCAGATGTTGAGTTTAAATCAAACCTGCCTCATACAAAGTCTAAAGTATTTACTACTACTACACAAAAGATCTTTTGACCATGTTGAGGTGGAGACTCTCACATGTAAGTAGAAAAGGAGAATTCTTTCCACACACAAACCCACATAGAAGCATCCAACAAGAGAAGAGAATCAGGCAGACCAAAGAAGAAACAAGATTGCAAACCAGATGAATGCTAAGCTCACACAATTAGGCACTACTAGGTCGTTTAGGCAGTATACCAAGCATGCTCagatatcaaaaaaaaaaaacaaaaatctgatTAAAGGTTCATGTCTGCCTAAACTGGCAGGCATGGATCTTCCCGGTGGATACATTGATATATGATATTTCAATATTTGGACGAGGTTCAGGCAGACCACACTTGCAGCCACTTTTACTAAGTCTAGCAGAAAATTTAAACTCTAGATGGGACATATTTCTACAAGAAAACCGCGCTTATTACAGAGCTATTATAGCCAGCAGGCAGTGTAGTATCCAAAACGATACAAACTTCAAGgagaacgaaatcacaaacatcaatgaacaaaaaagaaaacttagaacaaaaaaagtgaataaaaggGTATATAACTTACTTCACCCTGTCAAAATTAAGACCCATCCGCTTACCGCCATCCTGACCTGcatcaatcaattaattttttttttgttaaattttgaagaaaCAAGCGTGCAGTAAATGAAGAGCATAATTACGATAAGAAGCAAACTGGGGAGTAGTTTATAGAATAATTGATAGCAAAAGAGAATGAAAGAAGCATAAATATAATTATTGACCAGGGAGAGGATTGTAGTAGCCGAGGACTTCCAAATGCTTGCCGTCTCGAGGAGATCTGCTATCGGCGGCCATCACCCGGTAGAACGGCTTGTTCCTGCACCCAAACCGAGACAACCTTATCCTCACCGCCATTTTTCCTTCTTCAAATTCTCTAAAGATATCCTTCTCTCTCTCCAATATAAGTTAAGTCATTCACTGTGTGTGCGCGAAAGTTCGGGGCTGTGGAGAACGAAAGGGAAAGAGGGTCCAAGGGTTTTGCTCTGGGCTTTTGTCTAGTCTAGCGAACTACTGCTACTGGTATTTGTCCAGCGGCGTCGTTTTACCAAACAACCAacaagtttttttgtttttgtttttgtttttgttttttccccccttttttaCACCCTCGCCTTCCAAAACTAACCCTCAAACGTAGTCGAATTTATATAATCACGCCAACATAACCCCAACCGTAAAAGGCTCACGCTTTCAACCCCTCTCAGGGTCTAGTCTGTACAACCCGCCGCCTCACCGTCACCGGTCACTTCTTCTGTCGTCACCGCCAGGATGCAAACTGCTACTATTACTGACAGACGTCCCCAGACGATGCCATTTCATGGTATTCAGCAAAACCGTAGCCCAGAGCCATCCCAACCTGTAAATTTTCCCCAAGTTTAGACTATCAGCTAAAGTTTTCGAAGTCCCCAAATTACACAACGACCACAAAAATCAAACAGAATTCAAGAAAGCATGGAGAATTCAGGTTTTGGGACTACCCGGGACCATCTCTTTACTTTCCCACCTCATTCCAATCGGCTGCGGCGCCGGCCCCTCCAGAGCCAAACCTACCGTACCTTGCTTTCCATCTTATCGCATTGCAATGCCCTCCAATCTTTTCCGCAACCCCAAGTACCGGGTAATTTCATTTCTCTCTAATGTATTTTGCTTTTATAAGTGGCTGTTTTTCTACCGCATAAAAGTCAGAGAATACAATAGTAAGGTAAAGCAAGGCCTTTGCTTAGCGAATTCTGATAAGCTGGTAATCATGGAAAAAACTATAGAATTGATATCATAAAGTAGAGATGTAAGCTGGGAGTAACGAGGAGATGGAAATTTTCAAGTTATGCTTTGCCCATTCATATTGCTTGTGACATACGCTTCCCAGGATTTAAGTTTCAACTTTTCCGCCCGTGTTCATTCAAATCTACCGAGAGTCCAATTTCAGTcggtttctttttctttttcttaattccAGTTTCTTCAAGATTTCATGATCCCAAGATTTGTTATTTGCATGAGATAACCGAAAGGAATGTTTAGAATGATTGATTTCCTTACTTATATTTGCTAATTATAATTAACAAAGCATGGTTTTCATTGTTCCCGTTCTCCTCACAAGATGACAATGACGACATTGACTCCAATAAATCAGGAGAAGAGGCTGAACACGAGTCATTAGTCAACCACAATGGTATGGATTTGGAGATGTCATTAGTCCAACAAAAGTCACCCTTCAATGAGACTAAAGAAGTTCATGGCTTTCAGGATGGAGGGGCTGATACACTGAATGAAGTAGATGGGTTAGATCCTACAGATATAAAAGACCAAGGGAAGGAGACAGTCACGCAAGACAATAATGTTAACCTTGTGGACTCTTCCATTGTTAATAACCAGACTTGTGAAGTTCCTCATGAAAAAGATATATGCAACATCGTGGACTTTCATAGGGAATTCAGTCCTAGAAGAGAGCTTAATGTATTTAATGAACCATTTATTAAGGAGGTTCCTGAAACTGTGAGTTCATCTGTTGACATTGATGGGATTGCGGATATGTCAATACCTGTTGAAAGCAATGATGCGATGAACCCTACCATGGAGGGGCATTTGCCAAAAGGACTTGAGCATGAATTGCATCTGAAACAGAAAGAATTGGAGAAACTTGTATCTACATCTGGTAACTTGGACTTGTCCTTTGGTGCCATTGAAGATGATGAGATTGAAGAAGGGGAAATTTCAGGGGAAATTAGTGAGGAAATGGATTTATTATATGAAGATGCTGTATCATTGGAGGAGAAGAAGTCAGGTAAGGTGCAGATTTCTGAACATACTGATAAAGAAGCATTCACTCGTGATGATGGAGATGCAAGACTGGGGGATTGTGATACGAGAAGTTCTATGTTTTTGGACACAGTTGATTCGGAAACAGAAGGTTTCAGAAAAGAGCATACAAGTGCTGAAGTTTTTTCTCACAGCGAAGAAACTGCAACTAAAACTTTAGATGGTTATGATGCTTCTCTGGAGATTGGATTGACTGCAGAGCAAGTTTTAGGAGTCAATAAGACAGATCATCCAGCAATTTCTCTAGAAAACTTATCTCAGCATGGACTAATGCATGAAGATACAGCTGAAAATAAAAGTTCTGTGGATGCCAAAATGGTAAGGAAAATTCATAAGCACTATATGCTTCAGACGTCCTTGATCAcatattttgtggattttttGTGTAGAAGTCTCTGGTCCGAAGTTATTAATTGCTGCATTTGGACTTCTTTGCGTGTGACCTGTTGTGTGTCTTCAGATTATCATGGTTAACTTTGTCCGTACTACCAGCAAATTAACTTGCTTGAGCTTCCATTCTGTTTTTTCTTAACATTTTGATTCGGTAATTTCATTCTTACTACTAATTTTTAGACAGggcattatttttcaattttattgttGCTTTTGAAGAATGTAGCATTTCTTTATAAGAATAGTAAAATATTGGTTTAGACCTTCAtttgcattagaatcattacgAGTAATTGAGATAAATTGTTTCTTATGATAAATCATGACAGGTGATACTGTTTGTGATTGTTCAATTTTAGCTTTGAGACCTCCCTTGAAATCAAATGATTGTAACTGGAATTATTCTGGATATGTTCATGGAAGGCTTCTAAAAAGTACCAGAATGTTTTTTCTGCTTGTTTCTTAATCTTTCGTGATGTTGAGTTCTGGCCAAtggttaaaaagaaagaaagataaagGAGATGTTGGAATAATTTTACTGTCTTCCATGACACGCTAATAGCTAGTTTCTAGGTAGCTCAGATCACGATGTAAATAAAATGTCAAGGATGTCACCAGCATGTTATCTAAATAAACTCAATATAGCTTCCCACTTGATGCTTATGTAATGCTTACGACAGCTATTTTGATTTGCTGTTGATTGCAGGAAGCTAGTGTtggcaaaaagaaaaggaaaaagggtcctttaaccaaagaaagaagagaaaagaaaaaggtatACTTATATCAGTTATAGTAGGCTTTGGGATCATTAGCTGCTCCTTTTGAGGATGATTTGTCGGTAATgttatttccattttctttaGTTGACTCATTTACACCGCTCCATGAtgcagaaaaaagaaaggattaaAAGAGCAGCAAAGAATAGAGAGCTTGGTGTTAAAAGGTTGAAGCTACAACCACTGTCGAAACCCAAGACAGTGACATATTGCCGCCATTATCTCAATGGCAGATGTCAAGAGGTTGTATGAGGTTCCATACTCTGATTTGTTCTGTTTACCATGTTTAATTGACTAATCTTTGTTTACCTAGATTCTTGCTTTTGGTTTTTACAGGGCGAGAAGTGCAAATTTTCACATGATACAACGCCCTTGACAAAATCTAAGGTTTGCTCATTTGCTCTATATCTTCATAGTGCATAACAATGTCACAACAGCAATCATGAGTGCCTGTTGCATTTATATCTCGTCTTGTACTGCCAGTACTATCAATGGATGCATTGTCTTTTCCATATTCTCAtgttcatcaaaattgtagctcCCCTCATTGTTATTATTGGCCATTACGATTTTAAGAAGtataaaaattagtttttggCATCTATCATTTGAGGTGCTTCTTCTATGAACCTCATGCTTAGTAGCTGTATTTTCTGCTCCATAAGCACTAGACTtcaattggtgaattttttgctTTTATGTTTGTCTCTAAACAACTATTGTGTTTTTTGAAAGCTTTCGAACACCTTTATTTAATCAAGAGATCAAATTGAACTGTTGGTAAACTTTAAATTATTCCAAGTGACAATTTAGGATTGTCATTGGACGTTGTTGTTGTTCAGTGTAAAACTTAGTGAAACACATATAGTGAATAAAGTCATATGAATAATTCAATAAACCTCTGCACCTCTGCATGTTGTGCTTTTCATGTTGATGTTAGAATTTTAAAGCTTCTTTACCTTTCTGATTAAAAAATTGTTATATAATCCTGTAAATTGTAGCTGATTTAGAAGTTGTACTCTTTTAACGAGCAACCATGttgaatctcttttttttttttttttggatgattttactGCTGCAGCCATGCTCCTACTTTGCACGACATTCTTGCATGAAAGGAGACAACTGCCCGTTTGATCATCAACTGTCCAAGTATCCTTGCAACAATATTGTAACCAATGGCTTTTGCAGCAGAGGTGCTGGTTGTTTGTTTTCGCATGAGGTAATGCTTCCTGCTATGCTTTTTTATGTTGTCTTTGTATTCTCTTTATTCTTCAATACTTTCACTGCATCTGGCCAGAACTAATTTTTTCCAGCATATGATGTCCTATTTGCTGGAATTACTTCAGATTTCCGCTAAGGATGGTTCTCTGCCAACTTCAAATGTTACGAAGCCTGAATCCAAGTCTCCAACCCTGGTAAGCAAGACAATTTCTAAGAAACAGGTGAATAACCAAGGTGTCCCTCATCAGCATGCTGATGCCAAGTTCTCCGTAATGGCAAACATTTCTGGTAAGAGTACAGAGAAGAAAGCGTCAGAGCATCTGGATAGACCTTCTGCTCAGACACCAAAAGGAATCTGCTTCATTTCGCATGTGAGATCGCCACCAGGTGATACCAGTAAGCATAAACAAGCTGTTCCACATCTTAAAGGAGACAATAGTGACAAAGTCAGCTATAGCATGACTAGGAACCTTGAAGACAGCATTCAGAAGTCGAATGACCTAGCCAAGGGTGCACCTTCAAAGATGCCAAGGGGAATAAACTTTCTGTTGTTTGGCAAACGTCCTTTGGATGAGTCTCTTAATAGGGATTATGGGGTCAGTGAATCATTGTTAGGGCAGGTAAGTAAAAGCAAGTTAGTTGACTCGCCTTTGAAAAGTGAAGTTCGCGTCAAAATTGACAATCAAGCTGCCCAAAGCAGTGCGGACTTAGAgttaaaagtgaataaaacagCAAACATAGTTTCACCTTCGTCCATGCCTCAGGCCATGAAGTTTCTTTCATATGGAAAAACTCCAGTAGACAATCCTACGGCTATTAGCCAACGTGACACGCTTCGCAGCATTGTTAACGTGGGTCTGCCATTGGTCCAACGGAAGGAATATGCACTTGATGGACTCAAATTCTTCCCTGCAATGCCGCAAAGGTCAGCATCTTCTTCCCAGCCATTCGATCAATCATTGGATCAACCAAGCACTGGAGGAATGTCAAGCTTTTCAAAGACATCACTCCTGCTGAATGCACCAACCTCGGTACAGAAAGCCCTCCGGTCAACCTTGGCATTTGCAGCTAAGTTGGATTCTGAAATTAAGTTGAACCAGTCTCTCGATACCCCGTCTGACATCAACAAAATATGATAGGTCAACGTTCAGAGGATAAATTGTTGGAAGCCTCTGAGACTCTGGACTTAATGCTGAATTGCATCAGTCACTGAACAGTGAATTGAGGACAACCAGTCAAATGCAACTTCAATTTATGCATAATTCTCTGCACAGATTACTGGTTTTTGCAGTTATTCCTGCAGTAAAAATGTTCAATTGTTTCCAGAGAGCTGCTGCTCTATTTAGTCTCCAAGGATTTTGGCGGTTTGTAGCACTAAGCTGCAAGCTACTCAAAATGAGAGCTGACCTCTCTCCTCTGTTGTGTTACTTGGTATGTTGCTTGGCTTTTCTTATCCTTCTTCTCTCCTGATGTTTATATATCATAAAGCCAAGAGTAGAATGGATTTGATGAAAACCAACTTGCTGTTACTAAAATAAAATCTTTCGAGGCTTGAAAGGTTAACACTAGGACCACTGTTATCGGTTTTTGCTTTTGGTGGAAGCTAAGTGTGACTCTCTGTTGTTGTTTATTATATGCTAATTGTAGATGTACATCCACAActttaataaaataattcaataaaCATTTTTTACCGTTCAAGAAGTTCATTTTCTGATGGAAAGCGAGAAGTCTAGCCTAGTGCTTTTCTGTCTACTTTTACAGAACAAGATCTACTGCCTGCTGTCTTACCTttgaatcaaaattcatttAGTTTTATCCTGGTGTCAATAGGTAATTCCAGAGGCTTTTTTTATATTTAGTTTTTGTTCAATCTAGAGATTATTCCTGGAGTTTGAATTGTGGATTATGTACTATTTGGCATCTTTTTCAGTGTAGAAACTGTAAAATTCAAAGCAAGTAGCTAACATGCTTGATTGGGTTTGTTTTAGACATTTAGTATCTAGAGgctaaatcttttttttttgccccccCTTCTTTAAGGGGTCATGGatgtgcaaatttttgaaattagtATTTACTTAATGTCATTATGCTAAGGGTGGGAAGTAAAGCTTGGaattttttcccttctatctAGGTGTACTCGTAGTTTAAACGTGATCTGTTCCAATGCTTCTTCAGGTGAAACTACAGGTTGTTTGTTTCTTGATATGGCTGCTTGATGATGCTTTCTCATATTGCACAAACGAACAATTTCCCAACCTGCAGGGCGAGCCAATGCTGAGGTGCAAATGAAGGCCAAAGACAACTGTGCTCAGCAGGTAGATGGTAGGTAGATATCAGGGATTTTATAGACAAAGAAGCATTTGCTAATGGCCAATGCACTCTTGCTGCAGCTTTGTTGAATCAAGCCAGCTGATGAATCAAATGTTTGAAGTCTTGGTAAATGGTAGGAAACTAAGAGGACAAGCAGGTTTCGGGTGAAAGATTGCAAATATCTCAAAGAATTCCATGATGCGGGGGAAGAATACTGATATTAAGAAGTTTGCCATGAGTTAACGTGTTCTCTGCTTTTCCTTGGCCCCAATGACGTCTCTAATGGATCAATACGCGGCTCAACGTTTTGAGGTTCACCAGCCTATTTGCACCTTTGAGGATTAATGGTACATTAAGCTTGGCTGCTGAACCCATATGCAATATTGACCGTTAAATGATTTCACTAGATGATGTTTCAGACTTGAGGATGATACTCTGATAGGAACTTTATATTATACTCGCCTTGTAAATTCGTAGCAGAAGAAGATGCTTGCCTCTGCCATTCCGGATTCCCATTTGGGCAAAGAGCATTTTGACATGGACAGACGAGATACATATATTTTATtctccaagaaaagagagatatATTTTAGAGTGAATTTCCTTTTAGCCCCTTTGTGTGCAGCTTTGGCACTTGGTCCCATATTTGTTGCAGtcctccttttctcttttttttttttttcgaaatgaTAGAATTGTATTGATTTACTAAAAGTATATACAGTGCGAGCAATGGCTCGATACTTATATTTTACTATTAGCACAGTAGATTGGAATTGACCCATTCTACATCTTGATGATTGCTCAATGTTTGAGCACTAAATTAAATAACGACAAcgcatatatatacatatatatattttttcttgcaGAGTGGTGGTGATGGTGGTGCATTAATAAGTAACAACCCTGAAACGTCATGAACAACCCCATGCAATTGCAGCATTTGCAGTGCTTTGGTTAGAAAAGGAGCCATCAGTCCAGTACTATTGCTTGACAGTGTCTTGTTGGAAGAGATCTCCAGACTTGAAATAGATTTTCAGATTATTAGCACGGTCTCCTTTGTTCTTCGTGGTAGTCATCACGTCCTCTTTACATGGCGACTTTAGCTGAAACGTGGAAGAAGCAGTCAGTCTGGAGAAAATTCCAAGTATCTGGATCAGCGACCGTTAGTTAATAAGTGGGTTTGGTTTGCCCAAATGTTCTTCAGTGAATTTGGAACTTGTTTCTGTACGCTATCGAACAAACACAACTCCTCTCCCGCCCTCGACAAGAATGGATTTGGCTTTTGGGAACTAAAGTACAAGCGTAAGAATACTGAATACGTACCCCCTCATCCACATCAATACATCCATGTACCTTGGGCCGGCCCAGCGGCGATGTTGATAAAAGAGCACAACGTTCTACCcgttaaaaaaaagaatttcttttttttttggcgtaTTTTCTTTTGGATAAATTTTATTTACATTGACGGTTATACACTGATAGCGGTTGGATATACGAtacatatgtaaaatttgagtttcaaattcaaattcgaattatgtgtcatgcatctaaTGGTGAAAGTGTATACACTAACTATCAGTGCATAAAAGATTAATCATTTTCATTTTAGTCACACGGTAGCGATCTACACTTCCACTTATTCCTACATTATATAAAAAAGGACAGATCCAACTGGATCATTAGAAATCAGAAACAGCTAAATCACCTCTAGATTAGACAATCTACACTTACATCTAATTTTATATTATGAGAAAAGGGACAGATCCAACTGAATCATTGAAAATCGGAGGCAACTAAACTACCTCTAAATCAAATAAGTGctaaaaaaatttgaagaaggcACGTAGAGTTACAATTCACAATCGACGAGAGACGAGTTTGGAAATGTTGGCATACCACCTACCACAGATCTCAAgtgcatattttttttttttttttggtgtactGACTACTGAGAGGGGAAATGGAGGCTCTGAGAGCCTGAGATAAAATAAATGCCATCATGCTGTCAAATGCACTAGAGTGCGCTCTACCGACATCAGAAGGAGGTGAGTCTATAGCACTATATAAAAGAAAAACGTAAATGCTCATACGTATCCTTTTTCTTGAGACATTACCAGATGTTTAGCCATCCGAATTGAGTTGTTTTAGCTGTACACGAGACTAAATAATAAAAGTGCAATACGATCATGAGTTTCTATACGAAATAGCGTCATTGTGctaacaaataaaacaaatcggCCTTCCAGAAACTGTAATCATCATGACACCTTAAATAAATACTTGTCCAATTTATGCAGCATAATGCTGTACATTTGTAGTTCTTCctggttctctttttctttgtatttttttttttcgtgaaCGGATAAACTTGATGGTCTTCGCTCGTCATTGAGAACAGACAAGTTGCGAGCGAGCAAGCAAAGCTCAGCTTGAAGCGTGTCAAGATTGAGGACGAGTTTCGactctttttgttttcccaAGTTCcaggttctttttttttttttttttttatctagaAAACGTGGTAAATTCATTAAAATCTATACTAATGATAGTAGCTATATCATCAAATCAGATATCTACGGATATTTAAAGAACAAATTTACACGAATATCAAAGAACAGATCTAACAAACAGATACAAATTATGTTGTAAAGttctaaaaaatatttaaagaaaaagagataaaatAGTTATAATCTTACAAATATCTAtgcacacaaaaaaaaaaaaaaaaaaaaaaaaagttaatatGAGGGTAGGCCTCTGATTTTGCTGCCTCTTATGTTACGTGGAAGCTGGTGAACCTGCGAGGTGAGTTTGGATGCTGGCCAAGGGGCTGTGCACCTTGTTTCAATCAAAAGTCGGCGAGTCAATGAACCTTGCACACGAATTCTACTCATGAATCCGTCCCTGTTAACTCCGGTCTATTTCTCTAAAACTAGTGACATATTCCTGTTTTAAAAAAGTAATTATAATTGTTTGTTATCTAAAATTCGCGGTGATAAAAACGCATTGAGAGATCAAAGGCCCAAGTTTCCAactgaaaataaaaagaaaaagcccATAGTGAACATCAGCCAGCACTACATTTCAAGCGGTGGCCCATCCTGCAATCCCACGCGTCCATCTCCCTTAAACGGTGGACCGGCAACCCACATTCCCTGAAGCTTGCCACGTCACATGGTGGCAGCAGACAAAAAGCGGATGGGTGACGGTGACGTAGCGGGCCTCGGCGCATTAATCAATTTTGCAAGGCCCAATTAAGCGGTTAAGGTTGTGGCCTGGTGTAGCGTGGCGTGGCTGGCTGCTGCAACCAAAAAAGgattttcttttctaactttttaTAGTACTACTATATATTTTTGACAGGACTTTCTTCGGTTATTGTTTGTCCCTTTTGAAATGGATATTTTAGTTTGTCTCAACTCTTTTCGCCTGCAAAAGAACAACAGAAATGCATGTTCATTGTAGCCCCccttcccccaaaaaaaaaaaaaaaacagctcTTTCGTGCTAGCTTATCTAAAATGTTATCATTTTGATTCACGATCAAATCACAATGCTTATCAGTTAATTTAAAAGTCAATAACCTATAATAGACATTTAGAAAATTCACTTGTCTAATGATTCTCTTATCAATAAGTCAAAAAAAGAAATAGCCAAGAAACCTGAAGGCCATTATTCACGAGGGACtttttaaaagtgaaaaatagagagttcttttgaattgttatttttatagaaatatatattgtaacgatttgatatatatatatataattaaaaaatatattctcatgaaatataatttttttttagagaaaatagcaatccaaacggaCAAGGTCAGGCCCTCTTATATTTCTGGTGCTCAACCAAAATTACCCTGAATATGATTTGTGATTCGTCCAATATTTTTCTGTGTCCGACACCACTTGGCAGCCCGCTATGTGATTTGGCCACCCCTCGGGACGGGGAAGTATGTATGACCACTAGCGGCAAGACATGAAAACCGGGACTTGTTGCAGCTTCTGAAAAATTGCAATATCAGCCCCCCACCTCCCCAAATTTTACCGTTCCTCGTTAGGGGGAGAAACCTCAATTTGAAGCTTTATACGATTTCTTCCCTCTCCAATATCCTTTGATCCTTCGTGTGTATTGTGCTCTAGCTGCCACTTAATTAGTTTACATATTGGTTTCTATGCAAGTGATCTAAAACCTTCTCCTGCGTCtcaatttattaaattattttgtttaattgcatgcacgtttatacattttcttgatttaattATTCTTTTCAAAAAAACTAATTACTTGGCGTCTTCTTAAAGACATCCCATTAATTGTAATACTCGTAAAACAAAAAACTCGTTCGTATTGAGTCAAATGACTGAAAAGCTCATCATCTCGAGTTATTGGTCATGAAAAAAATACTTGGAGGTGATTGAGGTGACAGACTATTAAGTtaataacattaaaaaaaatgtatcaaTAAATGAACATAAATTGTTGTTTATAGATTATTTCCCTTTTTGTTGATTATTCTTTCATATTGGGACAGTGTAATGTTTAAGAGATCTATGTGAATTAATTACTGTCATAATCCTATTAGCAAAGTGTGTTGTTGGTATCTCATGATTGAAATATGAAATAAGCTTTGTCAATTACAAATGAATTGGACAGTTTTTGGGATTGTTATCTCAAGGTTGATAATGAACACTGTCAATTGACATAGAccaaatagtaaataaaaaagTTTTATAAGCGTAAAAGTTTGGTTTTTAAATCCATAAAAAGCTAAAGAGCTATAAATCTCTACGTACTTCGTTGTTGATAATTAAATACCGGGAGGAGGttgtaaaaaaagaaaaaaaaaaatcgaaaggAGGTGGAGTACATTGTACAAGGACTCGATGCTGGAATACCCATTTAAATCCCAAACATAAACACGAAAATCATAAAATAAGAAACACCATCA is part of the Coffea eugenioides isolate CCC68of chromosome 6, Ceug_1.0, whole genome shotgun sequence genome and encodes:
- the LOC113773532 gene encoding zinc finger CCCH domain-containing protein 65 — protein: MDLEMSLVQQKSPFNETKEVHGFQDGGADTLNEVDGLDPTDIKDQGKETVTQDNNVNLVDSSIVNNQTCEVPHEKDICNIVDFHREFSPRRELNVFNEPFIKEVPETVSSSVDIDGIADMSIPVESNDAMNPTMEGHLPKGLEHELHLKQKELEKLVSTSGNLDLSFGAIEDDEIEEGEISGEISEEMDLLYEDAVSLEEKKSGKVQISEHTDKEAFTRDDGDARLGDCDTRSSMFLDTVDSETEGFRKEHTSAEVFSHSEETATKTLDGYDASLEIGLTAEQVLGVNKTDHPAISLENLSQHGLMHEDTAENKSSVDAKMKKERIKRAAKNRELGVKRLKLQPLSKPKTVTYCRHYLNGRCQEGEKCKFSHDTTPLTKSKPCSYFARHSCMKGDNCPFDHQLSKYPCNNIVTNGFCSRGAGCLFSHEISAKDGSLPTSNVTKPESKSPTLVSKTISKKQVNNQGVPHQHADAKFSVMANISGKSTEKKASEHLDRPSAQTPKGICFISHVRSPPGDTSKHKQAVPHLKGDNSDKVSYSMTRNLEDSIQKSNDLAKGAPSKMPRGINFLLFGKRPLDESLNRDYGVSESLLGQVSKSKLVDSPLKSEVRVKIDNQAAQSSADLELKVNKTANIVSPSSMPQAMKFLSYGKTPVDNPTAISQRDTLRSIVNVGLPLVQRKEYALDGLKFFPAMPQRSASSSQPFDQSLDQPSTGGMSSFSKTSLLLNAPTSVQKALRSTLAFAAKLDSEIKLNQSLDTPSDINKI